In Dyadobacter sp. NIV53, a single window of DNA contains:
- a CDS encoding RNA polymerase sigma factor: protein MAFIQSMDHLPEILDGCRRNDRKSQERLYYHFYPAMFTLCKKFFAEDHDIQTALNNGMMKVFKNVSQYDPSKGEFFNWMYTIIRNSCLTILRDRKPDVSVELKEYMLNISHEDPFQNSEWEDIFLYLNKLPPATRAVCSLFYLEGFSIKEIEYEMRMKEGTVKWHLNDSRNRLRDIFTKSKES, encoded by the coding sequence GGAAATTTTGGATGGATGCAGGCGCAATGACCGTAAAAGTCAGGAGAGATTATATTATCATTTTTATCCGGCGATGTTTACTTTATGTAAAAAATTCTTTGCGGAAGATCACGACATTCAGACGGCCCTGAACAATGGAATGATGAAAGTTTTTAAAAATGTTAGCCAGTATGATCCGTCAAAGGGAGAATTTTTCAACTGGATGTATACAATTATCCGTAATTCTTGTCTGACAATTTTACGTGACAGAAAGCCGGATGTTAGCGTTGAATTGAAAGAATATATGCTGAATATTTCTCATGAAGATCCGTTTCAAAATTCTGAATGGGAAGATATATTTCTTTATCTCAACAAACTTCCTCCCGCAACAAGAGCCGTTTGCAGTTTATTTTATCTGGAAGGTTTTTCAATCAAAGAAATTGAATACGAAATGCGTATGAAAGAAGGAACGGTTAAATGGCATTTGAACGATAGCAGAAACAGATTACGTGATATTTTTACAAAAAGCAAAGAATCATAA
- the rpmA gene encoding 50S ribosomal protein L27: MAHKKGVGSSRNGRESESKRLGVKLFGGEFAKAGNILVRQRGTKHNPGKNVGIGRDHTLFALVEGHVVFRKTRQDKSFVHIEPIVAAVAEVTAEA; the protein is encoded by the coding sequence ATGGCACATAAGAAAGGTGTAGGTAGCTCAAGAAACGGACGTGAATCGGAAAGTAAACGTCTTGGAGTAAAATTATTCGGCGGTGAATTCGCTAAAGCTGGTAACATTCTTGTTCGTCAGCGCGGAACGAAACACAATCCTGGTAAAAATGTAGGTATTGGTCGTGACCATACTTTGTTTGCTTTGGTTGAAGGACACGTAGTATTCCGTAAGACTCGTCAGGACAAATCGTTTGTTCATATCGAGCCTATCGTTGCTGCTGTTGCAGAAGTTACTGCAGAAGCATAA
- the rplU gene encoding 50S ribosomal protein L21 has translation MYAIVEIAGQQFKVEKGREIFTHRLEGDVNAALVFDKVLLVDNEGIVQVGLPTVAGASVKVTVLEHLKGEKVIVFKKKRRKGYKVKNGHRQYLTKISIDEIVA, from the coding sequence ATGTACGCAATCGTAGAAATCGCAGGTCAGCAATTTAAAGTTGAAAAGGGTCGCGAAATCTTCACGCATAGGCTTGAAGGTGACGTGAACGCTGCTCTTGTGTTTGACAAAGTCCTCCTCGTTGATAACGAAGGCATAGTACAGGTAGGTCTTCCTACAGTAGCAGGAGCTTCTGTGAAAGTAACTGTACTTGAACACCTTAAAGGTGAAAAAGTGATCGTCTTCAAAAAGAAAAGACGTAAAGGTTACAAAGTTAAGAACGGTCACCGTCAGTATCTGACTAAGATCAGCATTGACGAAATCGTAGCTTAA
- a CDS encoding tetratricopeptide repeat protein: protein MRIFTLFLTLLAFAAHAQHDHSDHTKTQTGNHLNHIQACRRETKYIHNLPPPELMNGVGKSDLKIQTVSDSTQKYFSQGVALMHCFWDFEAYRSFKEAIRRDSTAIMPYWGLMESIVRFQSEDFKKDKELAIRKLKLLKSKANDHEKLYAEASILGDSLKENGAKEAMKKLEAIVHNYPDDIDAKLFLALAKMGGYDNDMNLNEGQLYSEYLLRDVLKTHPNNHAVQHYWIHLKENCCPEQAEEAAHVLASLAPESGHIVHMPGHIYYKLGDFKRAHDSFIASLKVDSTYMKKQNILEIDTWNYLHNIGYLLASCSEDGRYKEGLYYAEKLKNMPMDTARKKEYNSMFHYVILAPTEMQMRYGFWDRAITELQTIQNPDSVFGKKEMNEKAAMLLYASGMNALKKNNISAAKTFSAELDAFLFRNTNQADKVEVLEKIAVEYFNVMSLQLQGVIKSMDGQYTDAVRILETAQKKEIGLGYSEPPVYPHPLWISIADAHVRMKQYDKALSSYEKLLKQRPGSARAYQGLASIYMLKGDTSKAAEFESKFRETTKYGDAAVYKDLLAVEKPAKMKASNKVKN, encoded by the coding sequence ATGAGGATTTTTACGTTATTTTTAACTCTGCTGGCATTTGCAGCACATGCTCAACACGATCACTCCGATCATACCAAAACCCAGACTGGTAATCACCTGAATCATATACAGGCTTGCAGAAGAGAAACTAAGTATATTCATAATCTTCCGCCACCTGAACTAATGAATGGAGTAGGGAAATCAGACCTGAAAATTCAGACTGTTTCAGATAGTACTCAAAAATATTTTTCCCAGGGTGTTGCTCTCATGCATTGTTTTTGGGATTTTGAAGCTTACCGTTCTTTTAAAGAAGCAATTCGCCGCGATTCAACCGCGATTATGCCTTACTGGGGTTTAATGGAAAGCATTGTACGATTCCAAAGTGAGGACTTTAAAAAGGATAAAGAGCTGGCCATAAGGAAACTGAAATTATTAAAATCCAAGGCAAATGATCATGAAAAATTATACGCGGAAGCATCAATTTTAGGTGATTCACTCAAAGAAAATGGCGCGAAGGAAGCAATGAAAAAACTGGAAGCCATTGTTCACAATTATCCTGATGATATTGATGCTAAATTATTTCTTGCACTTGCCAAAATGGGAGGATATGATAATGACATGAATCTGAATGAAGGGCAGTTGTATAGTGAATATCTGTTGCGGGATGTACTAAAAACACATCCTAATAACCATGCTGTACAGCATTACTGGATTCATTTGAAAGAGAATTGTTGTCCTGAACAAGCAGAGGAAGCTGCTCATGTACTTGCCTCCCTTGCACCGGAATCCGGCCACATTGTGCACATGCCGGGGCATATTTACTATAAATTGGGGGATTTTAAACGAGCGCATGATTCCTTTATAGCTTCATTAAAAGTGGATTCTACCTATATGAAGAAGCAGAATATACTCGAAATTGATACATGGAATTATCTGCATAACATTGGTTATTTGCTGGCAAGCTGTTCGGAAGACGGGCGTTATAAAGAAGGGCTTTATTATGCCGAAAAATTGAAAAATATGCCCATGGACACTGCCCGGAAAAAAGAATATAACAGCATGTTCCACTATGTTATTTTAGCCCCGACAGAAATGCAGATGCGATACGGGTTTTGGGACAGGGCTATAACCGAGTTGCAAACTATTCAAAATCCGGATTCTGTTTTTGGTAAAAAAGAAATGAATGAAAAAGCTGCTATGCTATTGTATGCCAGTGGAATGAATGCACTAAAAAAGAATAACATAAGTGCTGCAAAAACCTTTTCAGCAGAACTTGATGCGTTTTTATTCAGGAACACAAATCAGGCAGATAAGGTAGAAGTACTTGAGAAAATTGCAGTTGAATATTTCAATGTAATGTCATTGCAGTTACAGGGTGTAATTAAAAGCATGGATGGCCAATACACTGATGCCGTTCGGATACTTGAAACTGCTCAGAAAAAAGAAATCGGACTTGGTTACAGTGAACCTCCCGTATATCCGCATCCGCTTTGGATTAGTATTGCGGATGCACATGTTAGAATGAAGCAATACGACAAGGCACTGTCGTCTTATGAAAAATTATTAAAACAACGTCCCGGCAGCGCCCGGGCTTATCAGGGGCTGGCCAGTATCTATATGTTAAAAGGAGATACTTCAAAAGCTGCTGAATTTGAAAGTAAGTTCAGGGAAACCACAAAATATGGCGATGCAGCGGTTTATAAAGATCTTCTGGCGGTTGAGAAACCTGCAAAAATGAAGGCATCAAATAAAGTGAAGAATTAG
- a CDS encoding thioredoxin family protein yields MKIYLWLSIVLLSGAAAIAATMTKAENNTETKQKTGGYEIGDAVANFKLKNVNGNMVSLSDFSGSKGVIVIFTSNHCPFAKAYEDRIIALNSKYASQGFPVIAINPSDPGTHQDDSFEKMKERSSSKNYGYPYLADDLQQVAKAFGAARTPQIYILQKSGATFSVKYIGMIDDNPQDPAGATKFYAEEAVANLLNSKPVVTTITKPIGCAIKWKNQ; encoded by the coding sequence ATGAAAATATACCTGTGGCTTTCGATAGTGCTCCTTTCCGGTGCCGCTGCGATAGCGGCAACAATGACTAAGGCAGAAAATAATACTGAAACAAAACAAAAAACGGGTGGTTATGAAATAGGTGATGCTGTTGCCAATTTTAAACTAAAAAATGTAAATGGCAACATGGTGTCACTAAGCGATTTCTCTGGCTCAAAAGGGGTTATTGTCATTTTCACCAGCAACCATTGCCCGTTTGCCAAAGCTTATGAAGACCGGATTATTGCGTTAAATAGCAAATATGCCTCACAAGGTTTCCCGGTTATTGCGATTAATCCAAGCGATCCGGGAACACATCAGGACGATTCATTTGAAAAAATGAAAGAACGCTCGTCTTCCAAAAACTACGGCTATCCGTACCTGGCCGATGATTTGCAGCAGGTTGCCAAAGCATTTGGGGCAGCCCGTACACCACAGATCTATATTTTACAGAAAAGCGGCGCAACATTCAGCGTTAAATACATTGGCATGATAGATGATAATCCGCAGGATCCTGCCGGTGCAACTAAGTTTTATGCAGAAGAGGCTGTAGCTAATCTTTTAAACAGCAAACCCGTGGTAACGACCATTACCAAACCTATCGGTTGTGCTATTAAGTGGAAAAACCAGTAA
- a CDS encoding SMP-30/gluconolactonase/LRE family protein has product MNRLLIYLFFLNSSIVSSAFAQTQSKKFSTEGEFTNNCEGPAVDNEGNVYAVNFARDGTVAIMNKKGKSGFFLTLPKGSTGNGIRFGDKNTFYIADFTGHNVLKVDLITKDISVFANEPKMNQPNDLAITANGHIFCSDPNWKENTGQIWHITPDGKTSLAAENMGTTNGIDVSPDEKTLYVNESVQRNVWAFDLSPEGKLSNKRLLHKFEDGGMDGMRCDIHGNLYIARHGKGEVAVLSPEGKVIQTIQTIGKKVSNICFGGKNGKTCYITLQDRGCLEKFNAKTAGREWAMMKAYAKEK; this is encoded by the coding sequence ATGAACAGATTACTCATCTATCTATTCTTCCTGAACTCTAGTATTGTTTCTTCTGCTTTTGCTCAGACCCAAAGTAAAAAATTTTCTACCGAAGGTGAATTTACCAACAACTGTGAAGGTCCGGCGGTAGATAATGAAGGCAATGTATATGCAGTTAATTTTGCCAGGGATGGTACGGTTGCGATTATGAACAAAAAAGGCAAGTCAGGATTTTTCTTAACCTTACCAAAAGGAAGTACAGGAAACGGGATCAGGTTTGGTGATAAAAATACCTTTTATATTGCTGATTTCACAGGGCATAATGTCCTGAAAGTAGATCTTATTACAAAAGATATTTCGGTTTTTGCGAACGAACCAAAAATGAACCAGCCAAACGACCTGGCTATCACCGCAAACGGACATATTTTCTGTTCTGACCCCAACTGGAAAGAAAATACCGGCCAGATATGGCACATTACACCAGATGGCAAAACCAGCCTTGCTGCCGAAAATATGGGAACAACAAACGGTATTGATGTGAGCCCGGATGAAAAAACACTGTATGTCAACGAAAGCGTTCAGCGTAATGTATGGGCATTTGATCTTTCACCGGAAGGAAAATTATCAAACAAAAGATTACTTCACAAATTTGAAGATGGCGGAATGGACGGAATGCGCTGCGATATCCATGGCAATTTGTACATAGCGAGACATGGAAAGGGTGAAGTAGCCGTGCTTTCTCCAGAAGGAAAAGTAATCCAAACCATACAAACCATTGGCAAAAAAGTCTCTAATATCTGTTTTGGAGGCAAAAATGGAAAAACCTGCTACATTACTCTTCAGGATCGCGGCTGCCTGGAAAAATTCAACGCCAAAACCGCCGGCCGCGAATGGGCCATGATGAAGGCATACGCAAAAGAGAAATAA
- a CDS encoding DUF1361 domain-containing protein, protein MLLRKLTSYLQSNQKVALLAITSALAMALLTFRVLATQNMGFVFLTWNLFLAWIPLVFAKWVLEKENLRPSSLWLLIVYFTVWLLFFPNAPYIITDLKHLRSVPEEMLWYDAMMIFTFAVSGFLTGLYSIRIVHRIIARRSNQQLAWFTIAGSMFLSGFGVFLGRYGRWNSWDVITQPDALLKGIFSSMQDPLAIKHTFVFSFVLMLLYFAFHFFAELKQHESSRKYS, encoded by the coding sequence ATGCTATTAAGAAAACTGACTTCTTATCTTCAAAGCAATCAAAAAGTCGCGCTCTTAGCAATTACATCAGCCTTAGCGATGGCTTTACTAACATTCAGAGTATTGGCAACACAAAACATGGGGTTCGTTTTTCTTACCTGGAATTTATTCCTGGCCTGGATTCCATTGGTTTTTGCAAAATGGGTTTTGGAAAAAGAAAATCTGCGGCCATCTTCCCTCTGGCTTCTTATAGTTTATTTCACTGTATGGCTTTTATTTTTTCCCAATGCTCCCTATATCATAACTGATTTAAAACATCTTCGCTCGGTACCAGAAGAAATGCTTTGGTATGATGCTATGATGATCTTTACGTTTGCAGTTTCAGGTTTTCTGACCGGACTTTATTCTATCCGTATTGTTCATCGTATAATTGCCAGACGGAGCAATCAGCAACTGGCCTGGTTTACAATTGCCGGCTCTATGTTTTTGAGCGGTTTTGGTGTTTTTCTGGGAAGATATGGCAGATGGAACAGCTGGGACGTAATTACCCAGCCAGATGCTTTATTAAAAGGTATTTTTAGTAGTATGCAGGATCCGCTGGCTATCAAACATACTTTCGTATTTTCGTTCGTGCTGATGTTATTGTATTTTGCATTCCATTTTTTCGCTGAACTAAAACAACATGAATCGTCCCGTAAATATTCGTAA
- a CDS encoding diacylglycerol kinase family protein: protein MNRPVNIRKAIRSFRYAGMGIYSLFRYENNARIHLIACVLVLIAGISLQISPTEWCTIVILIGLVWSAEAINTAIEKLADVVSPDYHRAIKDVKDLAAAGVLILAVSSVIVGGIIFIPKIIFLLGI from the coding sequence ATGAATCGTCCCGTAAATATTCGTAAAGCAATACGCAGTTTTCGTTATGCCGGAATGGGTATTTACAGTTTGTTTCGCTACGAAAATAACGCCAGAATACACCTCATTGCTTGCGTTCTGGTTTTAATTGCGGGAATATCACTGCAAATTTCTCCCACTGAGTGGTGTACAATTGTTATTCTTATTGGCCTGGTCTGGTCGGCAGAAGCTATTAACACTGCCATTGAAAAACTGGCAGATGTAGTTTCTCCTGATTATCACAGGGCGATCAAAGACGTAAAAGACCTTGCAGCAGCGGGCGTATTAATACTGGCAGTTTCCTCAGTAATCGTTGGGGGTATTATTTTTATACCAAAGATTATTTTTCTTTTAGGCATTTGA
- a CDS encoding transcriptional regulator, translating into MEWLEKFNKVLESKIRLGLMSVLVVNDSLSFNELKELLQLTDGNLASHLRALEETGYIEVQKQFMGRKPHTTYKSTETGQKAFSDHLQVLENMIRQNL; encoded by the coding sequence ATGGAATGGTTAGAAAAATTTAATAAGGTTTTGGAAAGTAAGATCAGGCTTGGTCTTATGTCTGTGCTGGTTGTGAACGATTCATTAAGCTTTAATGAGCTCAAAGAATTGTTACAGCTCACTGACGGAAATCTGGCCTCTCACTTACGTGCACTGGAAGAAACCGGATACATTGAAGTTCAGAAACAATTCATGGGACGGAAACCGCATACAACTTACAAATCAACTGAAACCGGCCAAAAAGCATTTTCTGATCACTTACAGGTTCTGGAAAATATGATTCGGCAGAATTTGTAA
- a CDS encoding DUF2911 domain-containing protein — MKITLLALFLTFVGLSAVSAQEKPISPRVTAQGKNITIAYGQPSMKGRVLFGDASSKSLEKYGKVWRIGADSATTITFKKDGTFAGKPVKAGTYNFFATPNEKEWTIILNSELGQWGAYKYEEIKGKDVLKVNVPAKTLPSAEEKLTFWVKDNAIDFQWGKSGFSVPVKF; from the coding sequence ATGAAAATCACATTATTAGCCTTATTCCTGACATTTGTTGGTTTATCAGCAGTTTCTGCACAGGAAAAACCAATTAGCCCAAGAGTTACTGCCCAGGGTAAAAACATTACTATTGCATACGGACAGCCTTCCATGAAAGGCCGTGTTCTGTTTGGAGATGCAAGTAGCAAAAGCCTTGAAAAATATGGAAAAGTATGGCGTATTGGTGCAGACAGTGCTACTACGATCACATTCAAAAAGGATGGTACTTTTGCAGGGAAACCAGTAAAAGCGGGTACTTATAATTTCTTCGCAACACCAAATGAGAAAGAATGGACTATCATTCTTAACAGTGAATTGGGCCAGTGGGGTGCTTACAAATATGAAGAAATTAAAGGGAAGGATGTTTTGAAAGTAAATGTTCCTGCAAAAACTTTACCTTCTGCAGAAGAAAAGTTAACCTTTTGGGTAAAAGACAACGCAATTGATTTTCAATGGGGCAAATCAGGATTCTCAGTTCCTGTAAAGTTCTAA
- the recG gene encoding ATP-dependent DNA helicase RecG, with amino-acid sequence MSNEGQQPVRNNFFDTKIEFLKGVGSQKAALLNLELSIFNYGDLIQHYPFRHEDRTIFYQIKDLNEQLPAAQIKGRLREWSVVGEGTKKRLVAHFTDGSGILELVWFQGITWIEKNLRPNTEYIVYGKPVAFGGRWSITHPEIELMTAENAHGGYWQPVYSLTEKLRRRYIDSKVLSKIIRNLLEISRAHIHETLPDNLVQKYRMISKADAVWNFHIPQSHAWLHQAQRRLKFEELFYNQFRLLKNKLLHKTEFPGMVFNSTTLVKEFYEHHLPFKLTNSQVKVLHEIHEDLKKGKQMNRLLHGDVGSGKTIVAFITMLFALSNGAQACLMAPTEILADQHYQGLKKFADSLGVHIGKLTGSTKKKDRDILHQELRDGSMQIIVGTHALIEDVVQFQNLGLCIIDEQHRFGVAQRSRLWAKNDRISPHILVMTATPIPRTLAMTLYGDLDISAITELPAGRKPIKTVHRFDANRLSVFGFLRDEIAKGRQIYMVYPLIEESEKMDLKDLMDGFESVSRSFPDVPISILHGKMKPKDKDFEMARFVKGETKIMVATTVIEVGVNVPNASVMVIENAERFGLSQLHQLRGRVGRGAEQSYCILMTDYKISKDTRLRIDTLCRTNDGFEIAEVDLQLRGPGDITGTQQSGLMDLLVANLAQDGEILKVARSSAEAILETDPDLLNPENFPIRSHLSNIRKEETNWSRIG; translated from the coding sequence ATGAGTAATGAAGGTCAACAACCTGTTCGTAATAATTTTTTCGATACCAAAATCGAGTTCCTTAAAGGCGTAGGATCTCAGAAAGCTGCATTGTTAAATCTGGAATTAAGTATTTTCAACTACGGAGATTTAATTCAGCACTACCCTTTCCGCCATGAAGACCGTACAATTTTCTATCAAATCAAAGATCTGAATGAGCAGCTTCCGGCTGCACAGATAAAAGGCCGTTTGCGGGAATGGTCTGTTGTTGGGGAAGGCACTAAAAAAAGACTGGTTGCCCATTTTACAGATGGTTCCGGAATATTGGAACTCGTCTGGTTTCAGGGAATTACATGGATCGAAAAAAATCTCCGCCCAAATACCGAATATATAGTCTACGGTAAGCCGGTTGCATTTGGTGGAAGATGGAGCATTACGCATCCTGAAATTGAACTTATGACTGCCGAAAACGCGCATGGCGGATATTGGCAGCCTGTGTATTCATTGACTGAAAAATTGCGCAGAAGATATATTGACAGCAAAGTACTGAGTAAAATCATACGTAATCTGCTTGAAATTTCACGTGCGCATATCCACGAGACTTTGCCGGATAACCTGGTTCAGAAATATCGCATGATTTCAAAAGCTGATGCAGTCTGGAATTTTCATATTCCGCAAAGTCATGCATGGCTGCATCAGGCGCAACGCAGACTGAAATTTGAAGAGCTTTTTTATAACCAGTTCCGCCTGTTAAAAAACAAGCTTTTACACAAAACAGAGTTCCCCGGAATGGTATTTAACAGTACCACACTTGTAAAGGAATTTTACGAACATCATTTACCGTTCAAACTGACCAACTCCCAGGTCAAAGTACTTCATGAAATACACGAAGACCTGAAAAAAGGAAAGCAAATGAACAGGCTACTGCATGGTGATGTAGGTTCAGGAAAAACGATCGTGGCATTCATTACCATGCTTTTTGCATTGAGTAACGGGGCACAAGCCTGTCTGATGGCTCCCACCGAAATCCTGGCCGATCAACATTATCAGGGATTGAAAAAGTTTGCAGATTCTCTTGGTGTTCATATTGGCAAGCTCACTGGCTCAACCAAGAAAAAAGATCGGGATATCCTTCATCAGGAACTGCGCGATGGTTCCATGCAGATCATTGTAGGTACGCATGCATTGATAGAAGATGTGGTTCAGTTTCAAAATCTTGGACTTTGTATAATAGACGAACAGCACCGTTTTGGCGTAGCGCAGCGTTCCCGTTTATGGGCCAAAAATGACCGCATCAGTCCGCATATCTTAGTCATGACTGCTACACCTATTCCCCGGACTTTGGCCATGACACTTTATGGAGACCTGGATATTTCGGCTATTACAGAACTCCCGGCCGGACGTAAACCTATCAAAACGGTTCACAGATTTGACGCAAACAGGCTTTCCGTTTTTGGATTTTTGAGGGATGAAATTGCCAAAGGAAGACAGATATACATGGTATATCCACTGATTGAAGAATCAGAAAAGATGGATTTAAAAGATCTGATGGATGGATTTGAAAGTGTTTCCAGATCCTTTCCCGATGTCCCGATCAGTATTCTGCATGGCAAAATGAAACCAAAAGATAAGGATTTTGAAATGGCCAGATTTGTAAAGGGTGAAACCAAAATTATGGTGGCTACAACTGTAATTGAAGTAGGTGTAAATGTACCAAATGCATCCGTAATGGTTATTGAAAATGCAGAACGGTTTGGTTTATCCCAATTACACCAGCTTCGCGGACGAGTCGGGCGTGGAGCTGAGCAATCTTACTGTATTCTAATGACCGATTATAAAATCAGCAAAGATACCAGATTGCGTATAGATACACTTTGCCGGACAAACGATGGTTTTGAAATTGCGGAAGTTGATCTTCAGCTACGTGGGCCGGGTGATATTACAGGTACACAACAAAGCGGCCTAATGGATCTTCTGGTAGCAAATCTGGCGCAGGATGGTGAAATTTTAAAAGTAGCCAGATCCTCAGCCGAAGCGATATTGGAAACAGATCCTGACTTGCTCAATCCTGAAAACTTTCCGATACGATCTCATTTGAGTAATATTCGGAAGGAAGAAACAAACTGGAGCAGGATTGGATGA
- a CDS encoding FGGY-family carbohydrate kinase: MKVTAVFDIGRTNKKYVLFDEKYQVIEEFSESLPETMDEDGFPTEDIELLTKWVKERWIDLLDNPKYDIKAVNVAAYGASLVHLGADNKPLTPLYSYLKPFPEALLRQFYDTYGDPTRLALQTGSPAMGMLNSGMQMYWLKHTKPDIYKDIVSTLHLPQYILYLLTNRKVSDYTSLGCHTALWSFEMWDYHEWVKAEGIHKKLAPVLASSSFIYRHGDKGIQSGFGLHDSSAALIPYRMAVKKPFVLLSTGTWCINFNSFASKPMTYYQLERDCMNYLTPEGSGVTASRLFLGREHDFQVARIAEYFRIEPDFYKKVQFNAEILKADTPRFYSACMTGNGPFPEANTQEWQVSAFSSADAAYHHLLKGLTDMLSVSLQLVGINDVQNIYIDGGFSRNEIFVKLIAMNFPNHAVFATDLPYATSLGAALHVTRPQTFEFADDVREIVVS; the protein is encoded by the coding sequence ATGAAAGTAACGGCAGTTTTTGATATTGGCAGGACCAATAAAAAGTATGTACTTTTTGATGAAAAGTATCAGGTTATAGAAGAATTCTCAGAATCACTTCCTGAAACAATGGATGAGGATGGCTTTCCGACAGAAGATATAGAACTGCTTACAAAGTGGGTTAAAGAGCGCTGGATCGATCTGCTCGATAATCCCAAATATGATATCAAGGCTGTTAATGTAGCCGCATATGGAGCAAGTCTGGTACATCTGGGTGCTGATAATAAGCCGCTTACGCCATTGTATTCTTATCTGAAACCTTTTCCGGAGGCATTGTTAAGACAATTTTATGATACCTATGGTGATCCGACCCGCCTCGCTCTTCAGACTGGTTCGCCTGCCATGGGCATGCTCAATTCGGGCATGCAGATGTACTGGCTCAAACATACAAAGCCGGATATTTATAAGGATATTGTTTCAACATTACATTTACCCCAATATATCCTTTATCTGCTTACCAATCGCAAGGTAAGTGACTACACTTCGCTTGGTTGCCACACTGCATTGTGGAGCTTCGAAATGTGGGATTACCACGAGTGGGTTAAAGCTGAAGGGATTCATAAAAAATTAGCTCCTGTACTGGCTTCTTCATCATTTATCTACCGTCATGGCGATAAGGGAATTCAGTCGGGATTTGGGTTGCATGATAGTTCTGCCGCGCTGATTCCTTACAGAATGGCTGTGAAAAAACCGTTCGTATTGTTATCTACCGGTACATGGTGTATTAACTTTAATTCTTTTGCATCCAAACCAATGACTTATTATCAGCTGGAAAGGGATTGCATGAATTATCTGACACCGGAAGGTAGCGGTGTTACAGCATCACGGTTATTCCTTGGCCGCGAACACGATTTCCAGGTAGCGCGTATCGCAGAATATTTCAGGATTGAACCGGATTTTTACAAAAAGGTACAGTTTAATGCCGAAATTTTAAAAGCCGACACGCCTCGTTTTTATTCAGCATGTATGACTGGGAACGGGCCATTTCCGGAAGCAAATACGCAGGAATGGCAGGTAAGTGCTTTTTCATCTGCCGATGCAGCTTATCATCATTTGTTAAAGGGACTTACAGATATGCTGTCTGTTTCATTACAGCTTGTTGGAATTAATGATGTACAGAACATTTACATTGATGGAGGATTTTCAAGAAATGAAATTTTTGTCAAACTGATAGCAATGAATTTCCCAAATCATGCCGTTTTTGCAACCGACCTGCCGTACGCAACGTCATTAGGAGCTGCATTACATGTTACACGTCCGCAAACTTTCGAATTTGCTGACGATGTACGGGAAATAGTAGTGAGTTAA
- a CDS encoding GDSL-type esterase/lipase family protein, whose protein sequence is MKKYFLVLFVLIFTSCHKPVSTTTDLPWVPDYALDRSEKTILEFEKKDAEKMPAAGGIVFAGSSSFTKWQSAATDLAPLPIINRGFGGSTLPEVIYYADRTILKYHPKTVVIYCENDMFGEKKKTPEQVRDAYVTLVKLIRKSDPDVALYGVSLKPSPSRWDKKDDVIKANMLIQDYIKTDKKHHYIDVWPVMLKNGRPDGSIFVSDSLHMNDEGYRRWIQVFKPILQKTA, encoded by the coding sequence ATGAAAAAGTATTTTTTAGTTCTTTTTGTATTAATTTTTACTTCCTGTCATAAACCCGTTTCCACTACGACTGACTTACCGTGGGTGCCGGATTATGCCTTAGACCGCTCAGAAAAAACTATTCTGGAATTTGAGAAAAAAGATGCCGAAAAAATGCCGGCTGCCGGTGGAATTGTCTTTGCCGGAAGTTCATCATTTACCAAATGGCAGTCTGCCGCTACCGACCTGGCACCGTTACCCATCATAAACCGCGGATTTGGAGGTTCTACACTTCCGGAAGTAATCTATTATGCTGACCGTACGATTCTGAAATATCATCCCAAAACGGTTGTCATATATTGTGAAAATGATATGTTCGGAGAAAAGAAAAAAACACCGGAGCAGGTTCGGGATGCGTATGTAACACTCGTCAAACTGATCAGGAAAAGTGATCCTGATGTTGCTTTATATGGCGTTTCCTTAAAACCTTCTCCATCTCGCTGGGATAAAAAAGATGATGTAATTAAAGCAAATATGCTCATTCAGGATTACATAAAAACTGACAAAAAACATCATTATATTGATGTGTGGCCGGTAATGCTGAAAAACGGGAGACCGGATGGAAGCATATTTGTGAGCGATAGCCTGCACATGAATGATGAGGGATACAGGCGCTGGATACAGGTTTTTAAGCCGATTTTACAAAAAACTGCCTAA